The proteins below are encoded in one region of Hordeum vulgare subsp. vulgare chromosome 3H, MorexV3_pseudomolecules_assembly, whole genome shotgun sequence:
- the LOC123443658 gene encoding protein FAM91A1-like isoform X2, producing the protein MMHYLRRNLALYPYHLADYICRVLRISPFRYYCDILFETMKNEQPYDSIPNFTAADALRLTGIGRNEFIDIMNKCRSKKLMWKLNKSIAKDLLPTQPVNFPIEPWWGVCLVNFTLEEFKKLSEEETATIDKICKEEANSYVLFDMKIIDDLYKRGLVYFDVPVYSDDRFKVSRLEGFVSNKDQSYEDPIEELLYAVFVVSSASATVAELAATLQADLYQLQAAASFACRLGWAVKLVDGDSVFKDEGEPPSPSNILSDDDEGSNASINSEKSNQQLLSVDTNGPRRISGTAHVGFVVDANVTSYLMMGSLSPGLKSHAVTLYEAGKLGDSCIAELCSDLASLEGKRFEGVLEEFANHAFSLRWSLECLKSGGVSTNDNTDKDGETKTPTNLLRENVTAHLAKANIEDGAEDGLGKVPQDNCSTGVLDNKDEESLVTMGLPERGENMVRIEAENGSTGTNVFIERKYTVDVLRCESLASLAPATLERLFLRDYDIIVSMVPLPSSSVLPGPSGTIHFGPPSYSAMTPWMKLVLYTAGHLGPLSAVFLKGQRFRLLPEPLAGCEKALIWSWDGSMVGGLGGKFEGNLVKGNLLLHCLNSMLKQSAVLVQPLSIDDLNASGNLVTVDIPLPLKNDDKSIASVVAQANLPKEQIFNLTSVLKDLSSKFRLTTLGYLRLLRLNNLVESDKFHPENASYQWVPLSLEFGIPLFNPILCERICERVVASHILQKDDLTEHYDVMQNVRRRLRELCSEYQATGPVAKLYNKKGSSRDLPRTLINSISGRWDRTNDPSAPTNRRTPSEHERLKLAGRQRCHTEVVGFDGSTVRSYSLSLEHDEATTKHISGEQSCTHEGKPDQEDAHSKDVALPGLNLIFDGVELHPFDIAACLQARQPLWLIAEASTVSSTFI; encoded by the exons AAACTAATGTGGAAGCTGAACAAATCAATCGCAAAAGATTTACTGCCTACACAGCCTGTTAACTTTCCAATCGAGCCTTGGTGGGGAGTTTGTCTGGTTAACTTTACATTGGAAGAGTTCAAG AAACTTTCAGAAGAAGAAACAGCAACCATAGACAAAATCTGCAAAGAGGAAGCCAATTCATATGTTCTTTTTGATATGAAGATTATAGATGACCTCTATAAAAGAGGTTTAGTGTACTTTGATGTGCCTGTTTACAGTGATGACCGCTTCAAAG TTTCTAGGCTTGAAGGCTTTGTTTCTAACAAGGATCAATCCTATGAAGACCCAATCGAAGA GTTACTTTATGCTGTATTTGTTGTGTCAAGTGCTAGTGCTACTGTGGCTGAACTGGCTGCAACTTTACAAGCTGACCTTTATCAGCTGCAGGCAGCGGCATCATTTGCTTGCCGATTGGGCTGGGCTGTAAAACTTGTGGATGGTGACTCTGTATTTAAAGACGAAGGTGAACCTCCATCTCCCAGTAACATTcttagtgatgatgatgaaggtTCAAATGCAAGTATCAACTCAGAAAAGTCCAATCAACAGTTGCTTAGCGTTGATACTAATGGACCCAGGAGAATATCTGGGACAGCTCATGTAGGCTTTGTTGTTGATGCCAATGTTACTTCATATTTGATGATGGGTTCATTGTCCCCAG GTCTAAAATCTCATGCTGTCACGCTGTATGAAGCTGGGAAATTAGGTGATTCTTGCATTGCGGAACTATGCAGTGATCTGGCTAGTTTAGAAGGAAAAAGATTTGAGGGTGTGCTAGAGGAGTTTGCTAATCATGCATTCAGTCTGCGGTGGTCCCTCGAGTGTTTAAAGTCTGGTGGAGTTTCTACTAATGATAATACTGATAAAGATGGTGAAACAAAGACTCCAACAAATTTATTGCGTGAAAATGTTACAGCCCATCTGGCCAAGGCGAACATCGAGGATGGAGCCGAGGATGGCCTTGGTAAAGTGCCCCAAGATAACTGCTCTACTGGTGTTTTAGATAATAAAGACGAGGAATCATTGGTGACAATGGGTTTACCAGAACGTGGGGAAAACATGGTTAGAATTGAGGCTGAGAATGGCTCAACTGGCACGAATGTGTTCATAGAAAGGAAGTACACTGTTGATGTCCTGCGATGTGAGAGCCTTGCTTCGCTTGCTCCAGCAACACTAGAACGGCTGTTTCTCCGTGACTATGACATTATTGTGTCAATggttcctcttccttcttcatcAGTTCTTCCTGGTCCTTCAGGCACAATTCATTTTGGTCCACCCTCTTATTCTGCGATGACACCTTGGATGAAGCTAGTATTGTACACCGCAGGCCATTTAGGACCACTATCTGCTGTTTTCTTGAAAGGACAGCGCTTCAGATTGCTTCctgaaccattagctggttgtgaGAAAGCATTGATATGGTCTTGGGATGGCTCTATGGTTGGTGGACTAGGAGGGAAGTTTGAAGGTAATTTGGTCAAGGGCAATCTACTCTTACATTGCTTGAACTCAATGTTGAAGCAATCTGCTGTGTTAGTGCAACCACTTAGCATAGATGATCTTAACGCATCAGGAAACCTTGTCACAGTGGATATCCCTTTACCCCTGAAGAATGATGATAAATCAATTGCATCTGTGGTAGCTCAAGCAAATTTACCAAAGGAACAGATCTTTAATTTGACCTCAGTACTGAAAGATCTATCCAGTAAATTTAGGTTGACCACACTTGGCTATCTTCGTCTATTAAGACTTAACAATCTTGTTGAATCCGATAAGTTTCACCCAGAAAATGCAAGTTACCAGTGGGTGCCCTTGAGTTTGGAGTTTGGAATTCCCTTGTTCAATCCAATCTTATGTGAGAGGATTTGTGAAAGGGTGGTTGCGTCTCATATACTTCAGAAAGATGATCTCACAGAACATTATGATGTTATGCAAAATGTAAGGAGGCGTCTCAGAGAACTTTGTAGTGAATATCAAGCAACTGGTCCAGTAGCTAAGTTATATAACAAGAAGGGAAGCTCAAGGGATTTACCTCGCACTTTAATCAATAGTATTAGTGGCAGATGGGATCGAACAAATGATCCTTCAGCACCGACCAACAGAAGAACACCAAGTGAACACGAGAGGCTAAAACTTGCTGGGCGACAGAGATGCCACACAGAAGTTGTGGGCTTTGATGGGAGCACTGTCAG GTCATATTCACTTTCTCTGGAGCATGACGAGGCTACCACCAAACATATCTCTGGCGAACAGTCATGCACCCATGAAGGAAAACCAGATCAAGAAGATGCACACAGCAAGGATGTAGCCTTGCCAGGACTAAACCTTATCTTTGACGGAGTCGAATTACACCCCTTTGATATTGCTGCTTGTCTTCAAGCTCGACAACCTCTCTGGTTGATAGCTGAGGCATCAACAGTTTCATCAACCTTCATATGA